From the Melioribacteraceae bacterium 4301-Me genome, the window TGTGGATTACTTAAAGCCAACACCAATTGGTGTTGAACTTGAACTGCGAGGCAAAGTAATTGAGCTTAAAAATCGCAAGGTAACCTCCGAAATTACAGTATATGCGAACGGTATAATTACTGCAAAAGGTAAGGTCGTTGCAGTACAAATGCCGGAAAATTTTATAAAAAAGGAAAAGTAAAAGACTATTGAAATTTATTAGTCTTTTTTTATTGTGAAGTCTGCAGGGTTTGGGGGGTTTTCAATCTAAATAAAAGAAATTAGTTCCTTATATAATCCAGTACCAACTAAATTATTTCTTACTACTCACTACAAACTTTAGGAGATTTTAATCGTTTTTAAAAATAGGTGCCACATATTTGCGCTTTCCATTCTTGTGTTTCAAGTTATTAAGTAGTTGTATGGAATGTACTTATAGAGTCGTAAATTATAAAGGTGACATTTTTGTGGCAGCCTTTTATTTAACTTTTCAGAGCAAAATTTTTATCTAATTCTTTTGTTAATAACAGATTCTGCATAATCTTTTTATTTGGCATTCAAATTGACGTTACAAAAACAGATTTAATATAACCAAAGGGGGTACAAAATGAAACAACTTAGTTACAAAACAGTTACTCTTTTACTGTTAGTTGCTTTTTCTACTACTATTTTAGCACAGAAATCAACTACAGAATCTTTTATAAATAAGGCAATTTCAAATTTTGTGATTGCTATGGAAAGTAATAATCCTGGTGTGGTTGAATCATCAATCTTTATTTCGATGAACATGAAGTATCAATACCCATACATGAATTACACAAAACTTGTTAATAAACTGAATGAACTTGCTGCAAATGGCAAAACTCCAGTTATACGATATAAAGCTCAATTAGCAAGTTTATACTTTAATTACTTTAATATTTTTGAAGACATAAAATTTACTGACAAAGAAAATCCAGATTATTACTTCAGACAAATTTCTGAAAAATTAGAACAGCAGTCAGTTGCTTATAAATAAAGGAATACTTCCTTAAATGGCAGGCTGGACTTGTAAAATTTTATAAGATAATTCGGTTTTTCTAATGGTGACCTCCATGTTGCAAGTCCAGCCTAATTTTTTGATGTCAATTCTCTGAAGCAAATAAAATAGAAGTAAATTAGTTAAACTAAGCCGCTTAAAAATTTTGAAGCAGAAATTACTCTTACATCCTTTCTTATAAAATCAACATTTTTCTTATTTACTACCTGAAAAAGGAAAGGTATTTTAAGTCTTTCTTTAAAATAGAGTAAGTTTGGTGAAGGTTCTGTATCATTTAATTTAACTTCTACTGCAAACCATGGTTTTTCGTTAACATTTACAAAGAAATCAACCTCCTTTTTATCAACGTTTCTAAGGTAAAATAACTTAATTTTATAACCCTCCGCTTCATTAATAAACTGAACAAATTTTAATAAGTGAGAAGCTATCATATTTTCAAAACGTAACGACTCATCTTCCACTTCTGACCAGTCAACTAAATAAAGTTTAGGTTCTTTTTTAATTGAGCGGATAACTTTTGCACTGTATGGATAAATTCTATAATGATAATAAAACATTTCCAGCACATCCAACCATTCACTTATTGCCCTGTGGCTTACTTCTAAATCTGCACGAAGTGAATTAATAGACAATTGATTAGCAACTTTAGAGGGTAACATATCTCCTAGTAATTTCATACTATTTATATCTCTCAAATTTTCGACATCTCTAATATCTTCTTTAAATAGTCTTTCTATTTTCTCGTTATGCCATCTACGTAGCGATTTTTCACTTTGAGTAAGAATCATTTCAGGAAAACCACCAAATTTAAGTAGCAGCTCAGTTGCCTCATTTAATTCTTTGCTTTTTTCTGATTGAAAATAAAGCTCATGTAAGGGGATAAAATCATTTTTTACGTTGCACATTTCAGCTACTGAAAAGGGATGAAGTGTATAATAGTGGTATCGACCTTGAAGAGAATCACTGCCTTTCCTATACACATTTAATCTTGCACTACCTGTTACAATAATTTTATACTTATTTTTATATACATCAAAAATACCTTTGATAAAGCTTTTCCATTTTCTGTATTTGTGAATTTCATCAAAAATAAGTAAGGACTCTTCGCTTGGCATTTCAAATTTCATCATTCTTTTTCTATCAGGCGAATAATCCCAATTATAATAGACATAATTAGCTATATTTTTAGTAATTATTTTTGTTGCAAGTGTAGTTTTCCCTACCTGTCTTGCACCGCCTATAAACACCATTTTTTCTTCCAAATCTTCAAGAATATTACCGACCAAATACCTTTCTTTTTCCATATTCATAAGAGTTTCTTAACTTTCATTTGGAAAAAGGATACTAATATTTTTGCTTTAAAGCAAAATTTTTAGCGAATTTTTTTGCTTTAAAGCAAAATTTTACTGACTGCCCCAAGATACTTTTTTTAGCTTAATGAAATTTGCATATAAATTAGAGTTTGCTGAAGTTTACCGTTATCATAAACAAAATTAGAACCATGAGAAATAATCTATTAATAGTAGCTTTCATAACATTAAGTTTTACACTATTTGCTCAGAACCAAAACCCAATAGCTCCAACGCCTGCGGATGAAAGATTAAAAGGATATGAAAAAAGAATAGAATTACAAGAAAAATCTTTATTAAAAAATGTTGAACTAACTTCGATTGGTCCAACTGTCCAAAGTGGAAGAGTAACGGACATTGATGTTTCTCCTTATGATGAAACTAACTTTTATGTAGCTTATGCCTCAGGCGGTGTCTGGGAAACAACTAATAATGGCATCTCATTTAAACCAATATTTGATGACCAGGCTTCAATGACAATTGGCGATATAGCTGTAGATTGGAAAAACAATATTGTTTATGTAGGAACAGGAGAAAATAATTCGAGCAGGTCATCTTACGCTGGGACAGGTATTTACAAATCATCTGATGATGGAAAAACTTGGCAATATTTAGGTTTAGCCGAAACTCATCATATAGGAAGAATAGTTTTACATCCAAAAAACCCTGATATTATTTGGGTTGCTGCAATTGGGCATCTCTACTCACCAAATAAAGAAAGAGGAATATACAAAACAACAGACGGAGGTAAAACATGGAGACAAACGTTATATATTGACGATAATACAGGTGCAATTGATCTGGCTATTGACCCGCAAAATCCAGAAATATTGTATGCTGCAATGTGGTATCGTAGCCGACGTGCATGGAACTTTGAAGAAAGTGGAAAAACCTCTGGAATATATAAAAGCACAGACGGAGGAGAAAACTGGCATTTAATTACAAACAAAGAAAGCGGATTTCCAAATGGCGACGGCGTAGGAAGAATTGGATTAGCAATTTATCATGATAACCCAAATATACTTTACGCAGCACTTGATAATCAATTCCACCGTAAAGAAAAAGAAAAAAAAGAGTATGCAGTTACAAAAGATTTGCTTAGAAAAATATCTGTAGACGACTTTCTGAAACTTAACGAATCCGATATAAATGAATTCTTAAGCAGAGAAAATTTTCCTAAAAAATATACTGCTAAACTTATACTCAATTGGGTAAGAGAGGGCAAAATAAAACCAATTGACCTTGTAAATTATTTAGAAGATGCAAACTCATTGTTGTTCGACACACCAATTATTGGACTTGAAATATACCGTTCTGATGATGCTGGAAAAACTTGGCATAAAACACATAAAGATTACCTCGACGGTGTCGTTAATACTTATGGTTATTACTTTGGACAAATAGGGGTTTCTCCTCATAATCCAGATAAAATTTATGTGATGGGAGTGCCAATCTTGAAATCTGAAGACGGCGGCAAAACTTTTAAATCTATTTGGAAGGAAAATGTTCACGCAGATCACCACGCTTTGTGGGTTAGTCCTAAAAAAGATGGTCATTTAATAAATGGCAACGATGGTGGAATAAATATTACATATGATGACGGTGAGACATGGATAAACGCTAATACGCCTGCAGTAGGACAATTTTATTCTGTTACGTATGACATGGATAAGCCTTTCAATGTTTATGGGGGTTTGCAAGATAATGGTGTTTGGACAGGACCGAGTAACAATAAAGAAAATTATAATTGGATGCAAACAGGTCATTACTCTTTCAAATCAATTTTAGGCGGTGACGGAATGCAGGTACAAGTCGATACACGAGATAACAACACAGTTTACGCTGGCTTTCAGTTTGGAAATTACTTTAGAATCAACAAGCAAACAAAAGAATCAAAAAAAATAACACCCACACATAAACTTGGTGAAAACCCTTATCGTTTTAACTGGGAGGCACCTATCAAGCTTTCTTCTCACAATCAAGATATCTTATATCTCGGTTCAAATAAACTTCATCGTTCTATGGATAAAGGTGAAACATGGATAACTATTTCCGGGGATTTAACTAACGGCGGCAAAAAAGGCGACGTACCTTACGGCACTTTAACTACAATTGACGAGTCGCCAATTAAATTTGGATTAATTTATACCGGCAGCGATGACGGTTTAATTTATGTTACCAAAGATGCCGGCACATCATGGGAGAAAATTTCTGATTCTCTGCCTCAAAATTATTGGGTAAGCAGAGTCTCTGCTTCAAATTTCGATGAAGGAACTGTGTATGTCTCACTAAATGGTTATAGATGGGATAACTTTGAAGCTCTCGTTTATAAATCCACTGACTATGGCAAGCACTGGGAACGCATTGGAACAGACTTACCATTAGAACCTGTAAATGTAGTTAAAGAAGATCCTGTAAATAAAAATATAATTTATGCTGGGACTGATAATGGGCTTTATGTTTCTATTAACGGTGGAAAAAACTTTATGGCATTATTTAAAGGGATGCCGGCTGTAGCAGTACACGATCTTGCTATTCATCCGCGAGATAAAAAACTTGTAGTTGCAACTCACGGCAGGTCACTCTATACTGCAGATGTGAATTATATAGAGAAATTAACAGACTCTGTTCTGCAGAAAAATTTGGTCTTCTTTCCTATTGAAGAAAGCTTAATATACAGTCAACGCTGGGGTAAGAAAAATTTTGTATGGAGTAAACCCGACACCCCTCAAATACAATTTGTCTACTATTTAAGCAACGATGGACATGTAAACATTAATATTAAAACTGAAAAAGGTGCGGTTATTAAGCACTTTACAGATGCAGCCGAAAGAGGATTAAATTTTGTAAAGTATAACTTATCTATCGACACCACTCAAAAGACAGTTTATGAAAATGAACTTACTAAACTAGAAAACAAAAAAGTTTCACTTGAAAAGTCTGACGATGGTAATATCTATTTGCGACCAGGTAAATATAAAGTCGAAATTGAAATAGACAACATAAAACAATCACAGAACTTAGAAATAAAAGAGCCAAAAGAGAACTTACGCGAACAGCATACTGAAAGTGAAGAAGAAAATGAATCAATATAATTTTTACAATAATAAATTCTTTTAATAATCAAGTAATTTGTTCTTATGTCTATAAAAGAAAAACAAGAAGCATTAGTTAAAGAGTTCGAACAATTGATGGATTGGGAAGATAAGTACCAATACATAATTAAATTAGGTAGAGAACTTCCGCCTTTACCCGAAGAATTTCGTTCGGATAAGTATAAAATTGAAGGCTGCCAATCTCAACTTTGGATAATTGCTAAATTGGAAAATGGAAAGTTAGTTTTTTATGCTGACAGTGATGCAATGATAGTAAAAGGATTAATTGCTATACTAATTAAAATTTACTCTGGCGAAACCCCCGAAGAAATTTTAAGTAATCCTCCAGATTTTTTAAAAAAGATGGGAATTGAAAATCACTTATCGCCGACCAGAAAAAATGGACTCAGTTCTATGATTAAGCAAATTCAAATGTATGCGGTAGCATTTAATGCGCTTAAAAAGAAATAGTTTGCAGTTAAAGCTTTCATCCCAAATTTTCCATTATGTAAATTTAGGTTTAACAAATTTCTAGTTAAAAACATCCTACTACTTTTCTTTATGTTTGTAGTGAACCTCAGGAAGCTGGCGTAAGATATCCGCACAGAACTCTGGTGTTAAATCTCTTTGAGGCTCTGCAAGCATTTCGTAACCAACCATAAATTTTTTAATTGTTGCTGAACGTAGCAGTGGGGGATAAAAGTGCATGTGAAAATGCCATTCTTGATGTTTTTTACCATCTGTCGGCGCTTGATGTAATCCAGCCGAATATGGAAATGATGTTTGAAAAAGATTGTCATATTTAGTTGTTATAGTTTTTAAAGCTACAGCAAACATTTTCTTCTCATGATCAGAAAAAGAAAGGATATTTGGAATTTTTCTTTTAGAAATAACAATTGTTTCATATGGCCATACTGCCCAGAAAGGAATTAGAATTATAAAATGCTCATTTTCATAAACAATTCTCTCGTTCATTTTTTGTTCTATTTTTATGTAGTCACTTAAAAGACTGCGTTTATTCTTTTGGAAATATTTTTTAAAATTTTTTAATTCAAGTGCTGGTTCCATAGGAATACTTTCTTGTGCCCAAATTTGACAGTGGGGATGCGGGTTACTGTTACCCATCATAGAACCTTTGTTCTCAAAAATTGTTACGTAATTTATCTTAGGACAAGAGCTAAGAGAATAAAATTCATCTTGCCATGTTTCAATAACTTTCTCAATCTCATTTACGCTCATTTCGGCAAGCGTTAAATCGTGACGTGGAGAGAAGTTTACAACCCTACAAATTCCCTTTTCACTTTTAGCTACCAAAAGATCTTTTATGTTCATTTTTATATTTGGAACATCTTGAATCAAAGCCGGGAAATCATTTGTAAATACAAAAGTATCTTTATAATATGGATTTATATCCCCATTTGCACGTTTGTTATTTGGGCACAAGTAACAATTTGGGTCATACTGAGGTCGTTCTTCCAAATCTGTACCGGAAATTTCTCCCTGCCAAGGCCTTTTAGTCCGCTGTGGAGAAACCAAAACCCATTGACCAGTCAATATATTTTTTCTTCTATGTGTATAGAGACTATAATTTAATTGTTGCATAATTTTTTTCGCTTACTATTCTTGTACCACCACTTATTTTAGTTATGTATGCTTTCATTTTTAAGTTAAACTCTTTTTGGTAAGCATCTGCTACAAGTCTAATAATTTCATCTACTTTTTCTTTTTTTATTAGATTAATAGTACATCCGCCGAATCCACCTCCCATCATTCTTGAGCCGTAAATAAAAGGATTGTCTTTAGCCAAATCAACCAGGAAATCGAGTTCCTTACAACTAACTTCATACTCTTTGCTTAGACCTTCGTGTGTTTGGAACATTAAATAACCAAGCTGTTTCAAATTCCCATTTTCCAAAGCCGAACAAGCATCTATTACCCTTTGATTTTCTTCAATAACATACTTACATCTTTTAAATACTATCTCGTTCATTTTCATTTTTACTTCACTTAGCATTTCAATTGAAACATCTCTAAGACTTTGAACTTGCGGAAAATTTTCTTTAATGATAGCAACTCCTTGGTCACACTCTACTCTTCTTTGATTATATTCAGACGAAGCCAAAGAATGAGACACTTGAGTATCGAATAGAACAATCAGCACATCACCGAAATTAAATGGGAAATATTCATAATCAAGCGAACGGCAATCGATTTTAAGAGCTTTATTTTCCTTGCCAAAAATATTTATGTATTGATCCATAATACCGCATTTTACGCCGACAAATTCATTTTCGGCTTTTTGAGCTAATTTCACCAACGAAAGCTTATCTAAGTTTAAGTCAAAAATGTAATTAAGTGCAAAAGCAAGGCCCGCTTCAATAGCAGCTGAAGAAGAAAGTCCTGCACCAATAGGAATATTACCACCGAAAACACAATCAAACCCTTTAATAGCTTTATTAATTTTTAATAATTGGTCAACCACACCTAACAAATAATTAGCCCATCTTTTTTCTGAAGGATTAACATCACCCAAAGTGAATGTATAAGAGTCATTCATATCGAGTGCGAACAAATTACAGCTATCATCCCCGCGTGGTGAAATTGCGAAGTAAATTACTTTATCAATTGCTGCTGGAAGTACAAATCCCAAATTATAATCTGTATGTTCACCGATTAAATTTACGCGGCCGGGTGAACAAACAAGCACAGGTTTCTTTCCAAAAAGTTCTATAAATTTTTTTTCTACTGATTGAATATAATCCATATTTGTATCACTTAGATTGTTTTGTTTCGTGTTTTTAAGTACATGAGTCCTCCAAATAAAATCATAATTGTTCCCCACCATATATCAGGATGAATTTCATAGAGGACTGTTTTATGAACTGGGGGATAAATTAACTGATAGATACCGGTAATAGTTATAATTAGTCCCATTACCAATAAAATTAATCCAACAAAAAACCATATAGGTTTCATACCACTGCTCCTTATCACTTAAATTAATTTAGTTATTGAGCAAGAAAAAGAATTGAACATAATCTTACCAAAACAAGATGTTAAGAATTACAAGTACAATCAGTGAAATTATCGCAACAAACTCAGGACGTTTAACAAAAGGCAAATGTGAATCCAGTTTTTCCTTGGTAAGGCCTTTAACCAAGCCAACTAATTCTTCTTTTGGTTTTTTCTTGGTAAAGGTGCTAACTAAAATTGTTACCAGAAAACAAATAAGCCAGGCCCACCATGCCCGCCAGAAATTAGCTGCCATATCACTTTGAACGCTTGACATAGTTATAATACTTTCACTAAACCAGTGAAATTTAACACCCATCCACATAAGAAATGAAGAAAGCATTCCGGTAACAAGTCCCCAAAAAGCACCGTCCGGAGTTATCCACCATACAAACATTCCAAGCAGCATTGTTGCAAACAAAGGTGCATTAACCCACGAAAAGATTGCCTGCATGTAATCCATTATGCTAGGAAAACTTTTTGCCCAGTAAGCAGTACCTAAAGAAATTATCACACCAACAATTGTTGAAGCTCTGCCCATCCAGAGTAAATGATTATCGGAAGCATTCTTGTTTAATACTGATTTATAAATATCGTATGTCCATACAGTATTAAAAGCACTAATATTACCAGCTTGACCAGCCATAAAGCCTGCCAAAAGAGCAGTTACTCCTAAACCTACTAAACCCGAAGGATAATACCGTGCAATTAATAAAGGAAGCGCTGAATCATAGTTAACTTGCCCGCCATCTTGTAAAAGTTTAAACCCACTATTAGGGTCACCAGAAAGTGCAATAGCAATTAGGCCTGCAAGTATAACAATAAAAGGAAGAGCCATTTTAAAAAAAGATGCAAGTATAGGAGTCATTCTAGCAGAACGAAGGTCTTTTGCAGAAAAAGCACGTTGCACTACAAGAAAATCTGTTGTCCAATAACCGAAGGACAAAACAAAACCAAGACCTAAAACAATACCAGCCCAATGAATCATCATTCCATTTTTAGTGGGGTCAGCAGAAGTAGACCATAAAGTGTTCATAGTTTCAGGTAATCGATTTAAAATTTGGTCAAGACTTCCTATTTCAATAATTCCCAGAATTGAAACAAGGAACAGCCCAAACCAAATTAGAAAGAACTGAATAATTTCTGTAAAAATCGCCGACATTAATCCACTCAAACCAACGTATGCGGCAACAGTAATAGCCGAAACCCACATGCTAATATCCCAATGCCAGCCCAAGAAAGTGTGAAGTACCAAAGCCATTGCATAAAGATTAATTCCAGATACAAGCAGAGTCATAATAGCAAAAGCTATTCCGTTTAGCACACGAGTTTTTTCATCATATCTTAATTTAAGATAACCTGGAATTGATTTTATTTTACTGCTATAATAAAAAGGCATCATATAAATACCAAGGAAAAGCATGGCTGGTATTGCACCAATCCAATAAAAATGTGCTACATACATACCATACTTAAAAGTGTTGCCTGTCATTCCAAGTAATTCAAGTGCACCGAGATTAGCTGAAAGGAATGCAAGTCCAGCTACCCAAGATGAGTTTTTTCGACCGGCAAGAAAGAAATCTTCTTCGTTTGTTGTATACTTACGAAGGTAGAAACCAATTCCAAGAACAAAAGCGAAATAGATTGCAATTATAAGCCAGTCTATAAATGAAAGCCCAATGGCAATGTTGCTTTCCATAATACTATCCTTAACTATTGAAAAATAATTTGTAGTTCTGCATTGTCTAATAATTTGATTGACAAAACTAAAACTTTAACCTAAAAAAATCATAAAAATTACGATATTAATGCTGAACGGCATAAGCCAATTTGTTTATCAGAATAAGCATAAGCACAAACATCAACATTATTTGTTTGCCCAATCAGGCTTGTTAGGTCTTTTGTATGTTAATAGAAAACACTTGAACATGATATTCAAAGTTTCATCACTTTATTTATTAGAAAAAAGACTTATAGCTTAACTTTTTTAATTGGTTGACTAACAATTTCTCCTGTCTTAGGGTCTCTAATCAGAATATCTGGCTGAGGATAGACCTTACCATTTAATTCTACATTAATCATAGGCCAGTCTTTAGCTTTAGTTAAAACTTCCACACTGTCTTTGTGCACCAGAATAGTTTCTTCAACTTTAGCGCCTGTTATTGTTGGGTTCCAAGCAAAAGCTTGATTTTCGTGAACTACTTCTTTTATATCAGGATAAATAATATACTCTCTATCATTATAACCAATTGCTCCGCCTTGATGATGTTTTTTCCATTCATCTTTAAAACCGACTTCTTCGTACCACTTTTTCATTTCTTCAAAAATAGAAGCGCATGAAACACCTGGCTTCGTAGCTTCTTCGTAATGAGCATGAACAATTGCAGTTTTTTCGATTTTATTTTGAAGATCAGCAGGCAATGGACCAAAATGAACAAATCTTGTTACAGCAACCGGCATTCCCCATTTTTCGGCAACAACATTAATCATTGCATATTTTTTTAACTTAGCTCCATAAGGCAATGCATGTCGATAGCCATAAATTCGCTGGTCCACTCCAATAAGAAGTACGGTTGGCATAATTCCTCTAGATCGAATTTCTGCTGCTGTCATTGCTTCAATTTCATATTCATCCATACCAGGCATTAGACTTTTACAAACTTCAGCTACTGCTTCAGTAGTTTGCTCTGAAAGCCATCTATACCTTTTTATTTCTGTTGGGGTTAGTTCATATCTCAGCGGCTGAAATTTTTCATCCATTAAAATTGTATTAGGATAAGGTATGTCACTTCCAATTTTACGATTTCCAGCTATTTCAGCAATTAATTTTCCTCTTACATCTTTAATTGGATTTGTTTCGTACCACGGATAAAATTTTAATTCATATCCAAGTCCTTTAAGTCCTTCATTCAATAATCTTGGTGCTTCGCTTCCATTAGCAATTAAATATTTGTTGCCGTTTTCCATAATTAACAAAGAGGCTGCACCCACATCTTTATTAAGTACAATTTGAGTATTAGCTTTTCCAGCAGTAATCCAATTCACATTTCTTACTTGAGTGAAAAGCATACCGGCCAAGTTATTTTCTTTCAGCCATTTTTTCAGTTTTACAATTTTAGCATTAATTTCATCATTAATTTCTTTATCTGTTAAAAGTTGTGAAGGCAGTCCTTTCCAGATTGCCTTACTAATTTTTTCGTTATTTTTCTGGTTATTGCAAGCCATTAATAAGAAGACGAACAAACTAATCAACAATAAATTTAAATTTTTCACTTTTACCTCCTTAGCTGTAAATAATTAATAAAATATTTAACATAAATTTTTCACCAGCATTGTAACTAAAGTGGATTAAACAAGTCACATGATGAGAATTCACCACTTCGTGGATTATAATATTAACCATGACGACATACCACAACGTGGTGAATTCTCATGAATTTTTTGGGTTTAATATTAATAGTTTAGAAACTGTTTTACAGCTCTTTCTAATAACTCCTAATTTTTAATTCCTAATTCCCAATTCCTAATTCCTAATTTATATTTACATCCGCATGAA encodes:
- a CDS encoding ATP-binding protein, producing the protein MNMEKERYLVGNILEDLEEKMVFIGGARQVGKTTLATKIITKNIANYVYYNWDYSPDRKRMMKFEMPSEESLLIFDEIHKYRKWKSFIKGIFDVYKNKYKIIVTGSARLNVYRKGSDSLQGRYHYYTLHPFSVAEMCNVKNDFIPLHELYFQSEKSKELNEATELLLKFGGFPEMILTQSEKSLRRWHNEKIERLFKEDIRDVENLRDINSMKLLGDMLPSKVANQLSINSLRADLEVSHRAISEWLDVLEMFYYHYRIYPYSAKVIRSIKKEPKLYLVDWSEVEDESLRFENMIASHLLKFVQFINEAEGYKIKLFYLRNVDKKEVDFFVNVNEKPWFAVEVKLNDTEPSPNLLYFKERLKIPFLFQVVNKKNVDFIRKDVRVISASKFLSGLV
- a CDS encoding glycosyl hydrolase, producing MRNNLLIVAFITLSFTLFAQNQNPIAPTPADERLKGYEKRIELQEKSLLKNVELTSIGPTVQSGRVTDIDVSPYDETNFYVAYASGGVWETTNNGISFKPIFDDQASMTIGDIAVDWKNNIVYVGTGENNSSRSSYAGTGIYKSSDDGKTWQYLGLAETHHIGRIVLHPKNPDIIWVAAIGHLYSPNKERGIYKTTDGGKTWRQTLYIDDNTGAIDLAIDPQNPEILYAAMWYRSRRAWNFEESGKTSGIYKSTDGGENWHLITNKESGFPNGDGVGRIGLAIYHDNPNILYAALDNQFHRKEKEKKEYAVTKDLLRKISVDDFLKLNESDINEFLSRENFPKKYTAKLILNWVREGKIKPIDLVNYLEDANSLLFDTPIIGLEIYRSDDAGKTWHKTHKDYLDGVVNTYGYYFGQIGVSPHNPDKIYVMGVPILKSEDGGKTFKSIWKENVHADHHALWVSPKKDGHLINGNDGGINITYDDGETWINANTPAVGQFYSVTYDMDKPFNVYGGLQDNGVWTGPSNNKENYNWMQTGHYSFKSILGGDGMQVQVDTRDNNTVYAGFQFGNYFRINKQTKESKKITPTHKLGENPYRFNWEAPIKLSSHNQDILYLGSNKLHRSMDKGETWITISGDLTNGGKKGDVPYGTLTTIDESPIKFGLIYTGSDDGLIYVTKDAGTSWEKISDSLPQNYWVSRVSASNFDEGTVYVSLNGYRWDNFEALVYKSTDYGKHWERIGTDLPLEPVNVVKEDPVNKNIIYAGTDNGLYVSINGGKNFMALFKGMPAVAVHDLAIHPRDKKLVVATHGRSLYTADVNYIEKLTDSVLQKNLVFFPIEESLIYSQRWGKKNFVWSKPDTPQIQFVYYLSNDGHVNINIKTEKGAVIKHFTDAAERGLNFVKYNLSIDTTQKTVYENELTKLENKKVSLEKSDDGNIYLRPGKYKVEIEIDNIKQSQNLEIKEPKENLREQHTESEEENESI
- a CDS encoding SufE family protein, which encodes MSIKEKQEALVKEFEQLMDWEDKYQYIIKLGRELPPLPEEFRSDKYKIEGCQSQLWIIAKLENGKLVFYADSDAMIVKGLIAILIKIYSGETPEEILSNPPDFLKKMGIENHLSPTRKNGLSSMIKQIQMYAVAFNALKKK
- a CDS encoding UDP-glucose--hexose-1-phosphate uridylyltransferase codes for the protein MQQLNYSLYTHRRKNILTGQWVLVSPQRTKRPWQGEISGTDLEERPQYDPNCYLCPNNKRANGDINPYYKDTFVFTNDFPALIQDVPNIKMNIKDLLVAKSEKGICRVVNFSPRHDLTLAEMSVNEIEKVIETWQDEFYSLSSCPKINYVTIFENKGSMMGNSNPHPHCQIWAQESIPMEPALELKNFKKYFQKNKRSLLSDYIKIEQKMNERIVYENEHFIILIPFWAVWPYETIVISKRKIPNILSFSDHEKKMFAVALKTITTKYDNLFQTSFPYSAGLHQAPTDGKKHQEWHFHMHFYPPLLRSATIKKFMVGYEMLAEPQRDLTPEFCADILRQLPEVHYKHKEK
- a CDS encoding galactokinase, producing the protein MDYIQSVEKKFIELFGKKPVLVCSPGRVNLIGEHTDYNLGFVLPAAIDKVIYFAISPRGDDSCNLFALDMNDSYTFTLGDVNPSEKRWANYLLGVVDQLLKINKAIKGFDCVFGGNIPIGAGLSSSAAIEAGLAFALNYIFDLNLDKLSLVKLAQKAENEFVGVKCGIMDQYINIFGKENKALKIDCRSLDYEYFPFNFGDVLIVLFDTQVSHSLASSEYNQRRVECDQGVAIIKENFPQVQSLRDVSIEMLSEVKMKMNEIVFKRCKYVIEENQRVIDACSALENGNLKQLGYLMFQTHEGLSKEYEVSCKELDFLVDLAKDNPFIYGSRMMGGGFGGCTINLIKKEKVDEIIRLVADAYQKEFNLKMKAYITKISGGTRIVSEKNYATIKL
- a CDS encoding sodium:solute symporter family protein, coding for MESNIAIGLSFIDWLIIAIYFAFVLGIGFYLRKYTTNEEDFFLAGRKNSSWVAGLAFLSANLGALELLGMTGNTFKYGMYVAHFYWIGAIPAMLFLGIYMMPFYYSSKIKSIPGYLKLRYDEKTRVLNGIAFAIMTLLVSGINLYAMALVLHTFLGWHWDISMWVSAITVAAYVGLSGLMSAIFTEIIQFFLIWFGLFLVSILGIIEIGSLDQILNRLPETMNTLWSTSADPTKNGMMIHWAGIVLGLGFVLSFGYWTTDFLVVQRAFSAKDLRSARMTPILASFFKMALPFIVILAGLIAIALSGDPNSGFKLLQDGGQVNYDSALPLLIARYYPSGLVGLGVTALLAGFMAGQAGNISAFNTVWTYDIYKSVLNKNASDNHLLWMGRASTIVGVIISLGTAYWAKSFPSIMDYMQAIFSWVNAPLFATMLLGMFVWWITPDGAFWGLVTGMLSSFLMWMGVKFHWFSESIITMSSVQSDMAANFWRAWWAWLICFLVTILVSTFTKKKPKEELVGLVKGLTKEKLDSHLPFVKRPEFVAIISLIVLVILNILFW
- a CDS encoding M24 family metallopeptidase, with the translated sequence MKNLNLLLISLFVFLLMACNNQKNNEKISKAIWKGLPSQLLTDKEINDEINAKIVKLKKWLKENNLAGMLFTQVRNVNWITAGKANTQIVLNKDVGAASLLIMENGNKYLIANGSEAPRLLNEGLKGLGYELKFYPWYETNPIKDVRGKLIAEIAGNRKIGSDIPYPNTILMDEKFQPLRYELTPTEIKRYRWLSEQTTEAVAEVCKSLMPGMDEYEIEAMTAAEIRSRGIMPTVLLIGVDQRIYGYRHALPYGAKLKKYAMINVVAEKWGMPVAVTRFVHFGPLPADLQNKIEKTAIVHAHYEEATKPGVSCASIFEEMKKWYEEVGFKDEWKKHHQGGAIGYNDREYIIYPDIKEVVHENQAFAWNPTITGAKVEETILVHKDSVEVLTKAKDWPMINVELNGKVYPQPDILIRDPKTGEIVSQPIKKVKL